The Neurospora crassa OR74A linkage group V, whole genome shotgun sequence sequence CTTATCAAATCCCGACTTACGCCATGCACCATGATACCAAGACACATCGTCTTTGTCGGAGAACACCATCGCCGCTCAGAACTGCCGGAGATGTACATCCTCCACGACTTACAGCAGAACCGAGCCACCAGCGTGGGGTGCTTTCAAGTACCGTATGGCCGGCGGCAAAACAAGCTTTTTGGTAGTGCCAATGGGTGGTCGTCTCAAGGTTGCGGCGATAGCGGACAGGCGGCGCGGCTCTTATCAGGAACAGCCCATGCATCTGGTTATCTCGATTTCCCTTCCGCGGAGAAAGAGGTTATGGACTGGAGTCACTGTCCATACCCATACATAACCCTGAGCCTCAGTCAGCATTCTCATATAACCCTGGCTGCCGAGCCTAGCCTCCTTATCGCCAGGGTCTTGGCCAATCTCTGCCCCCTTTGCTCTGTCATGGTCAGCCATGATGGAAATCCCCAGAAAGAGTAGATGGGATGCGGGAGAGGTGCGGCCGATAAGCAAAAGTCTGGACCATCAAGCCACAGGGGCAAGCGTGGGACGAATTGCCATCAACGGAGATGTTCAATTCATTACTTTGTCCTTCACTTGGACTTGGTGGTCTTGGAAAGTTGTTGGCGACGTCCAGATATAAGAGAATGAATGCCTTTGAGAGTGTCGGAAGAATGGACTGCATCAGTAGACTCACGCTGTACTACATCTTGGTATCAGATCAGGCTTTCCAACAAGAGCCAGTCAGCCCCCCGCGCCCAGAACCAGTTCTCGCTCACCTGACTGCTTCAACCTGCTGAACTCTCGAGGATTGAAAACAACTCGAGCATTATCCAGATCACCACTTCTCCGTCTTGTTGTTCTGTCATTCCAGCCTTTTATCAGCCGCCCTTACTGCCCTTATCGCTTACACCATTACCTATCAACCGGGTCATCGGCAGCTGGCACCAACCGGACATCGTCCGTCACGTACGGCAATTGGGCTGCTGTTGCTTACAGCTAATTGCGACGCTTCTTATTGGTTGTGATTCTGACAGTCTtacctcaccaccatcactgaCGACCAACTCATCTTCACCATGGTCCTCGGCTTCCAGTTCTCGTTTCATTCACCACCACTCAACCCTGTCACCAAGAAGGCCCAACGCGTCCCCATCTTCAACCCCATCGACCGCCATGGCcgtgtctttttcttttcctggaCGGGGTTCATGGTAGCTTTTTGGGCCTGGTATACCTTTCCTCCTTTGGTATAGCtctcccttcctttctttattCTCCAAGTGTCCTGTCACAATACCTTTCAACTAACACAATTTCTGATACGTCCACAGCTCACCCACACAATCAAACACTCCCTCCACCTCACTCCCGCCCAAGTCGCCAACTCCAACATcatctccctcctcgccacCCTTTTGGTGCGTCTCATTTCCGGCTGGGCCTGCGACCGCTACGGCCCCCGCCTCGTCTTTGCCTTCATTTTACTTTTGGGCGCCATCCCCATCGGTCTAGcgcccaccatcaccaacgttACGGGTCTTTACGTCATCCGCTTCTTCATCGGTATTTTGGGCGGCAGCTTCGTGCCCTGCCAGGTATGGACCACGGCGTGGTTCGATAAGAATGTGGTGGGCACGGCGAATGCGGTAGCCGGAGGATGGGGAAATGCCGGAGGGGGCGTGACGTATTTCGTCATGCCGGCTGTTTTTGACAGTCTCGTTCGGAACTGGGGGATGTCGGATGGAAAGGCGTGGCGGGTGACGTTTGTGGTGCCGCTGATTTGTCTGCTGGTGGTTGGGTtggcgttggtgttggtgtgtgAGGATATGCCGACTGGACGATGGAGGGATCGCAATCAAGGTGTGGAGGTGCCGGTGGTTATTGACGGTGTTGATCTCAAGTCTGGGTCTGGCGCAGAAACTCccatgacgacgacgacgaagatggacgaagaaaaaggatcCAAATCCGTGTCTGATACCGAGTCGACTACCCGCCCGGACGTCGAAAAGGGCGAGGTCGTTTCAGCAGGTCcttccaacaccaccaccattccGTCGGTaaccaccatcctcctctccccgcAAACCCTCTTCCACATCCTCACCTACGCCTGCTCCTTCGGCTCCGAACTAGCCATCAACTCCGTTCTCTCGTCTTACTTCCTCTCCGTCGCCCCTTCTTCCCTGTCCCAGACTTCCGCAGCCAACTACGCCGCCATCTTTGGTTTTCTCAACTTTATCACCCGTCCCCTGGGCGGGTTAGCCTCCGACTATCTTTTTTCGTTCTTTGGCGGCTCTTCCCCTtgttcttccccttcttcttcttccctttccccatCCAGCCCAGAAGCAAAGCCAAAGGCATTATGGGCCCGCAAACTCCTCATCACAACATGTACCCTCCTCACCGGCACTTTCCTGTTGTTActcggcctcctccgcccttcATCACTCGGGACCGCCATCGGGTTGGTCATACTGGCAGCTATCTTCATCGAGGCCGGCAACGGGGCCAACTTTGGGTTGATTCCGTTTGTTCACCCAGAGAGAAACGGGGTGGTGAGCGGAGTGACGGGCGCAGGAGGCAATTTGGGCGGGGTGGCGTTTGCGTTGGTGTTTCGGTTTGTGGGCGGACATGGAATGAAGGGAGGGTATGAGAAGGCGATTTGGATTGTGGGCATCATTAatttggtggtggcggttgTGGGGGTGGGGATTAAGCCTGTGCCTGTGGCGGGGATGGGGAGTAcgaaaaaggaaggggggaggcGGTGGTTTTGGTGAGGTGGAAACGGGGGAGGGAATAAGGTGGAGGGAATAAAGGGGGGTGATGAATAATGAGCGACgatactttttttttgggaTTCTGGCTTGGTAAAGTGGTGTTTTGGGTTCAATTTGTGGAGAGACGGACAGGACTTTACTAGTTGCAAGGTGTTTTGCAACTGATGTCACGGCTTTGGATACTTACTTGGCAAGCAATGCAGTTAATGAAGCCGATTTTAGTAAGGAGAGCGTATCATCAAGCGAATGTGTGACCATGACAAGATTTGACCAAGCACTGCAAGGCTTTTGCGTCAAATCTTTCGTCTATTCTATCCTGGAACcatgactacctctaggcatcGGCTTCCAGCGACAATGTGGTATAGAGGCTGTAAGTAGCTGCGCTGATCACCAaagagtaggtacctaagtaaTCTGGACAACacactcttcctctttcatcGGGCTAGGAAGAGAGGCTCTTTGTCTGCCTTTGGTTACCGGACACACATCTGGTTGTACGTTACCATGCCGCTCTCGGAACAATGAACTTGTCCAAGAACCCTGTCGCATCGTCACTGAACAACACATGTTCACCCGCTCTGATGCCTTGGACCCTTGAAAAAGCCCTTTGTCGACGCATTCCTCCCGAGCCCATCGTCCACTcgtcccatccatccaggtCAGTGATCGTGAACACTGAACAGATCCGTCACTCGAGGTTGACAATGAAACAAGGAGATGACCCAGCCAACGAAACGAGACACATAAGTACTCACCTCACCACAACCATCCAAATCCttcctcctgcttctccagTCCACCAGAACCATCAGCCTCAAACATCCAACATCAGCTCCATCTATAAATCCCAATcccaaccatcaccactgcCCAAcatgtccaccaccactgactcctcctcctcctccatcgtGACCACCCCGATTaccacctccaccccccTCATCCCTCTAACCCACTACCAAACCCTCAACGTCCCCTACATGGCCTCCAAATCCGACATCAGCACCGCCTTCCACGCCTTTTGCAAACTCCACCGGCAGCCCGGACCAGACAAGATCCCCCACTTTACTTCCTCGCAACGGTATAGAGACCTAAAAGAGGCGCACGACATGTTGATTGATGCTGAAGACAGGCAAAAGTACGATCTCTATCTGGCCAAGAAGGGGGTTccggagatggtggagaagTTCAAGGTTAGGGAGGCGAAAAAAACCTCAGTGGAGAAGAAAATGGAGAAACAAACGGATAAGAAAATGGGGAGGGGGACGGATaagaaaaaaatggaaaggGTGATTAATGAActaggggaggaggtgttggaggGGTGGGGACAAGACGAAGTGATCAAGTTCTTGGGAAGGCCGAGGGGGCCGAAGGTTAGGGGGACTAatgtctaggtacctacctctaggtgttgactggactggactggactccTTTCGGCACGAGGTAAGGTCGAAGAGGTGGTGGAcgtggttgtggtgttggtacctagaggtacctctactggtTGCGCTGTCATGGAGTGGACTTGTGCTGTTGGTGTATAAGTCGGTTGGGTtggttttttcttctcttttttggAGCCGTGTCGACTGATGACCggatggaggaagaaatccggcaaggtacctctaccgctTCTCAAGTTGGATAATACAAGGACAATCTTCTGTTTTGCTCTTTGAGAATTTCTTGATGCCGTGTGTCTTTGTAGCAGTGAATAGGTAAGGTGATCTTTGTCCGTCTatgtctacctctacaggtaTCGTCGATTTGCCGGAAGCCTGACTCCCTTTGTGTCCTCTCATGATTCAACCTAGGTTCTTTTCGTTACCgtaaatacctacctctaggcaccTGAGCAATATATTTTTCAGCTCTCCTAGAACTACCGAAAGAGGAATGTCTAGATGGATGTCCCTTTTGTCAAAGCCTCGGAGGTATGTCCATCAAGCTGTTGGCCGGATGCCAGGCTGTGCTGGTCGTGTCGATGTTGTCGTCTCTGATCATCTTTGCGGCCACAGGGCTGCCCTTTCTCAATATTATCGAAATGTCAATTGGTCCGTGTATCTCACTTAGTGTCTGGAGCAATCCGATAATGATCCatggggaagatggaggatgaTGTCGAAGGAAAGTTCAGCCTCCGATGCTAAGAAGCAGGGCTGTCTCACTTTGCCATGTGCTTCAGCGGGGTTGATGCGCTGAAGGCCCCTGTAATTAAAGGGTCTACAGTGCTACGGTACCCGAGGCTGACGAGCTCGGCCAACCCCACTGCCTGCGTCATCCGAGTGTCGCTCCAGCCTTCGTCTCGTTCATCCCAAGCA is a genomic window containing:
- the nit-10 gene encoding nitrate transporter CRNA, which codes for MVLGFQFSFHSPPLNPVTKKAQRVPIFNPIDRHGRVFFFSWTGFMVAFWAWYTFPPLLTHTIKHSLHLTPAQVANSNIISLLATLLVRLISGWACDRYGPRLVFAFILLLGAIPIGLAPTITNVTGLYVIRFFIGILGGSFVPCQVWTTAWFDKNVVGTANAVAGGWGNAGGGVTYFVMPAVFDSLVRNWGMSDGKAWRVTFVVPLICLLVVGLALVLVCEDMPTGRWRDRNQGVEVPVVIDGVDLKSGSGAETPMTTTTKMDEEKGSKSVSDTESTTRPDVEKGEVVSAGPSNTTTIPSVTTILLSPQTLFHILTYACSFGSELAINSVLSSYFLSVAPSSLSQTSAANYAAIFGFLNFITRPLGGLASDYLFSFFGGSSPCSSPSSSSLSPSSPEAKPKALWARKLLITTCTLLTGTFLLLLGLLRPSSLGTAIGLVILAAIFIEAGNGANFGLIPFVHPERNGVVSGVTGAGGNLGGVAFALVFRFVGGHGMKGGYEKAIWIVGIINLVVAVVGVGIKPVPVAGMGSTKKEGGRRWFW